One stretch of Tenacibaculum sp. MAR_2010_89 DNA includes these proteins:
- a CDS encoding ribonuclease E/G: MKTELIIRSNSSDIDFALLRDGKLIELNKETSDNKFSVGDIFLAKIGKVMTGLNAAFVNVGYPKDGFLHYHDLGPQVQSLNKFIKKVSTGKYKEFTLKNFRSEDDINKDGSINDVLKSGQNLLVQIVKEPISTKGPRISSELSIAGRYLVLVPFSNRISVSQKIADTKEKERLKRLAKSIKPKGFGLILRTVAEGKKVAELDKDLQNSLERWKTTCKHIANTNTPTKILSELNRASSILRDVMNDSFTNIVTNDEALKVEIKEYLQEIYPEKEKIVKLHKSQMPIFEKYGIERQIKTSFGKTVSMSKGAYLVIEHTEALHVIDVNSGNRSNKALSQEETALEVNLIAATEIARQLQLRDMGGIIVVDFIDMKSAENRQKLFQHLKEAMALDRTKHKILPPSKFGLVQITRQRVRPELHIKTREPNPNKNGEVEAPIVLLDKIEAELERLINSEKNYTDITLNVHPFIAGYLTKGLNSIRFKWFLKYKKWIKILPRDAYQYLHYKFFYKKTKNNNAK; the protein is encoded by the coding sequence ATGAAAACAGAATTAATAATTCGTTCAAATTCTTCTGATATTGATTTTGCCTTACTAAGAGATGGTAAACTTATTGAATTAAATAAAGAAACAAGCGACAATAAATTTTCAGTTGGAGATATTTTTCTAGCAAAAATTGGAAAAGTAATGACTGGTTTAAACGCCGCTTTTGTAAACGTTGGATATCCTAAAGATGGTTTTTTACATTATCATGATTTAGGGCCACAAGTACAATCTTTAAATAAATTCATTAAGAAGGTAAGCACAGGTAAATATAAAGAATTCACTTTAAAAAACTTTCGTTCTGAAGATGATATCAATAAAGACGGAAGCATTAATGATGTACTAAAATCAGGTCAAAATTTATTAGTACAAATTGTAAAAGAACCCATTTCTACCAAAGGTCCTCGAATTAGTTCAGAGTTATCTATTGCTGGTAGATATTTAGTATTAGTTCCTTTTTCTAATAGAATTTCAGTTTCACAAAAAATAGCTGATACCAAAGAAAAAGAACGTTTAAAAAGATTAGCAAAAAGTATCAAGCCAAAAGGGTTTGGACTTATTTTACGTACTGTTGCTGAAGGTAAAAAAGTAGCAGAACTAGATAAAGATTTACAAAACTCTCTTGAACGTTGGAAAACAACTTGCAAACACATTGCAAACACAAATACTCCAACTAAAATATTAAGTGAGTTAAACAGAGCATCTTCTATTTTAAGAGATGTAATGAATGATTCTTTTACAAACATAGTAACCAACGATGAAGCCTTAAAGGTTGAAATTAAAGAATACCTACAGGAAATTTATCCTGAAAAAGAAAAAATTGTGAAACTACACAAATCACAGATGCCTATTTTTGAGAAATACGGTATTGAAAGACAAATTAAAACATCGTTTGGAAAAACAGTTTCGATGAGCAAAGGTGCTTATTTAGTTATTGAACATACAGAAGCTTTACATGTTATTGATGTAAATAGTGGAAATCGTTCAAACAAAGCATTAAGTCAAGAAGAAACCGCTTTAGAAGTCAATTTAATAGCTGCCACTGAAATCGCTAGACAATTACAGTTAAGGGATATGGGTGGTATAATTGTTGTTGACTTTATTGATATGAAAAGTGCTGAAAACAGACAAAAACTATTTCAGCATTTAAAAGAAGCGATGGCTTTAGATCGTACAAAGCATAAAATATTACCTCCAAGTAAATTTGGATTAGTACAAATTACAAGACAACGTGTAAGACCTGAATTACACATAAAAACAAGAGAACCAAATCCTAATAAAAATGGAGAAGTTGAAGCTCCAATAGTTTTATTAGATAAAATTGAAGCAGAATTAGAGCGTTTAATTAACAGCGAAAAAAACTATACTGACATTACTTTAAATGTACATCCTTTTATTGCTGGTTATTTAACTAAAGGTCTAAATTCTATTCGTTTTAAATGGTTTTTAAAATACAAAAAGTGGATTAAAATATTACCTAGAGATGCCTACCAATACTTACATTATAAGTTTTTTTATAAAAAAACTAAAAATAATAATGCTAAGTAA
- the mutY gene encoding A/G-specific adenine glycosylase, translated as MVFHKELIHWYLQNNRSLPWRKTKDPYFIWLSEIMLQQTRVAQGLPYFLRVTEAFPTVFDLAKAEENEVLKLWQGLGYYSRARNLHYTAKHIANELNGVFPDNYKTLLKLKGVGDYTASAIASICYNEPVAVVDGNVYRVLSRYFGIQTPINITKGIKEFKELAQSLIDVKNPGNYNQAIMDFGALHCKPQNPLCDSCMFSESCIAFNSDLVKELPKKEKKLKVKKRFFNYLVVVTDTNETILEERKGKGIWEGLYQFPLIETEKYIDVNELIDLDDFKNLFSKETSIKLFNKKEIIHKLSHQHLYTQFWIVNTSFIKEATTNWKEIKKQPVPVLIDKFLNEFLKLEK; from the coding sequence ATGGTTTTTCATAAAGAATTAATACACTGGTATTTACAAAATAATAGATCTTTGCCTTGGAGAAAAACAAAAGATCCTTATTTCATTTGGTTAAGCGAAATTATGTTACAGCAAACAAGAGTTGCGCAAGGATTGCCTTATTTTTTAAGGGTTACAGAGGCTTTTCCAACAGTTTTCGATTTAGCAAAAGCTGAAGAAAATGAGGTGTTAAAACTATGGCAAGGTTTAGGTTATTACTCTAGAGCAAGGAATTTACATTACACTGCAAAGCACATTGCAAATGAATTAAATGGAGTGTTTCCTGATAATTATAAAACTTTGTTAAAGTTGAAAGGAGTGGGCGATTATACCGCTTCAGCTATCGCTTCTATATGTTATAATGAACCTGTTGCTGTTGTTGATGGGAATGTATATAGAGTTTTGTCACGTTATTTTGGAATACAAACACCTATTAATATAACTAAAGGAATTAAAGAGTTTAAAGAATTAGCTCAAAGTTTGATTGACGTTAAAAACCCCGGAAATTACAATCAAGCCATTATGGATTTTGGAGCATTACATTGTAAGCCACAAAACCCCTTATGTGATAGTTGTATGTTTTCAGAAAGTTGCATTGCTTTCAATTCAGATTTGGTAAAAGAATTGCCAAAAAAGGAAAAGAAGCTAAAAGTTAAAAAGAGATTTTTTAATTATTTAGTGGTTGTAACAGATACTAATGAAACAATTTTAGAAGAAAGAAAAGGAAAAGGTATTTGGGAAGGATTATATCAGTTTCCTTTAATTGAAACTGAAAAATATATTGATGTTAATGAATTAATTGATTTAGATGATTTCAAAAATTTATTTTCAAAAGAGACCTCTATTAAGCTATTCAATAAAAAAGAAATAATTCATAAACTATCACATCAACATTTATATACTCAATTTTGGATTGTTAATACTTCTTTTATAAAGGAAGCAACTACAAATTGGAAAGAAATAAAAAAACAACCAGTACCTGTTTTAATAGACAAGTTTTTAAATGAATTTTTAAAGTTAGAAAAGTAA
- a CDS encoding DUF2339 domain-containing protein: MIGGLLVILLCLYFINKNINTKFEKLEDTIVNLNKRIRYLQQKTTSQEQKTNSIKKDPVIKKPDSIIEKPIVNKPIDDISKKTTVTETIPDKSSSVLKLKPTKKEVIESISKVVSEKTKTEPKKPWFETFKEKNPDLEKFIGENLINKIGILILVLGISFFVKYAIDKDWINEPARVGIGILCGSLVMAIAHKLKKNYVAFSSVLVAGAISIFYFTIYIAFHEYQLFSQTIAFSIMAIITAFSTLVSVTYDRQELAVLSLIGGFATPFMVSTGEGNYVVLFTYIAILNIGVLGVSYFKKWRIATILAFIFTILLYTGWLGSKINDPSFSHKGALLFATLYYFIFSITIVLNNLKNKGVFSTIEYFIFVANTFIFFGIGMVILKDINSNFTGIFTLLLAIYNLVYAIILFKKFGLDKNAIYLLIGLALTFVTLTIPIQFEGNQITLFWALESVLLFWLSQKSKISSFKFGAIIVQVLTIISLLIDWERYYSSESFTVIFNPLFIAGFIVSVSLFIIYRLLKKEKDVITRFFTFSIKFYKNVLVLATVIITYFTGLLEINYQAHQFISNQASAISFPVMYHFVFVSLILYIASLFKKKNISKGALIVSTISIILYIVNFYKLPKTEIINNLVENTTSNYAFYFHYIILACLFYFGNQLLTTTTSLFTINTKQNKWLPWLFTFAIVYVLSNEIMVHGLYLSNSLSSDEITNQFSDSENNWYEKFNYAKKQINNTATQIIKIGYPILWGVFSFIFLIIGIRKQWKNLRIIALSLLGLTILKLFIYDIKNVSETGKIIAFILLGILILVISFVYQKIKKLVVDENSEDEKI; encoded by the coding sequence ATGATTGGAGGCTTATTAGTTATACTTCTTTGCTTGTATTTTATTAACAAAAACATCAATACAAAATTTGAAAAATTAGAAGATACAATTGTGAACCTTAATAAGAGAATAAGGTACTTACAACAAAAAACAACTTCGCAAGAACAAAAAACTAATAGTATCAAAAAGGATCCAGTTATAAAAAAACCAGATTCTATTATTGAAAAACCTATAGTTAACAAACCTATAGATGACATTTCTAAAAAAACTACAGTTACTGAAACAATTCCTGATAAATCTTCTTCAGTTTTAAAACTAAAACCAACAAAGAAGGAGGTTATTGAATCAATATCAAAAGTAGTTTCAGAAAAAACAAAAACTGAACCTAAAAAACCTTGGTTTGAAACATTTAAAGAGAAAAATCCAGATTTAGAAAAGTTTATTGGAGAAAACTTAATTAATAAAATTGGTATTCTAATTTTAGTGTTAGGTATTAGCTTCTTTGTAAAATATGCTATTGATAAAGATTGGATAAATGAACCTGCTAGAGTTGGTATTGGTATTTTATGTGGTTCACTTGTTATGGCAATAGCCCATAAACTAAAGAAAAACTATGTCGCTTTTAGTTCTGTTTTAGTAGCGGGTGCTATTAGTATTTTTTATTTTACTATCTATATTGCCTTTCACGAATATCAATTATTTAGTCAAACAATTGCTTTTAGTATTATGGCAATTATAACAGCTTTCAGCACACTTGTTTCTGTTACATATGATCGTCAAGAGCTAGCAGTTTTATCATTAATAGGTGGTTTTGCAACACCTTTTATGGTTAGTACTGGAGAAGGAAACTATGTTGTGTTATTCACTTATATAGCTATTTTGAACATAGGTGTTTTAGGTGTTTCCTATTTTAAAAAATGGAGAATAGCCACCATTCTAGCTTTTATTTTCACCATATTATTGTATACTGGATGGTTAGGTTCAAAAATAAATGATCCTTCTTTTTCACATAAAGGAGCTTTACTTTTTGCTACTCTTTATTATTTTATATTTAGCATTACCATAGTTTTAAACAACCTTAAAAATAAAGGTGTTTTTTCAACTATTGAGTATTTTATATTTGTTGCAAATACGTTCATTTTTTTCGGAATTGGGATGGTTATTTTAAAAGATATCAACTCGAATTTCACAGGAATTTTCACCTTATTGTTAGCTATTTACAACTTGGTATATGCTATCATTTTATTCAAAAAATTCGGATTAGATAAAAATGCGATATATTTATTAATAGGTTTAGCTCTTACATTTGTAACATTAACGATACCTATTCAATTCGAAGGAAACCAAATTACTTTATTTTGGGCATTGGAATCTGTATTATTATTTTGGTTATCCCAAAAATCAAAGATTAGTTCTTTTAAATTTGGCGCTATCATTGTACAAGTTTTAACCATTATTAGTTTACTAATAGATTGGGAAAGGTATTACTCTAGTGAAAGTTTCACTGTAATCTTTAATCCTTTATTTATTGCTGGGTTTATCGTTAGCGTTTCTTTATTCATAATATATAGGTTATTAAAGAAAGAAAAAGACGTTATAACAAGGTTTTTTACTTTCTCAATTAAGTTTTATAAAAATGTATTAGTATTAGCAACCGTCATTATAACCTATTTTACCGGTCTTTTAGAAATTAATTATCAAGCGCATCAATTTATAAGTAACCAAGCATCTGCCATATCATTTCCTGTGATGTATCATTTTGTGTTTGTTTCTCTTATACTTTATATAGCTTCTTTATTTAAAAAGAAAAACATTTCAAAAGGAGCTTTGATAGTAAGCACTATTTCTATTATTTTATATATCGTAAACTTTTACAAATTACCAAAAACAGAAATTATTAATAACCTTGTTGAAAATACAACTTCTAATTACGCTTTCTATTTTCACTACATTATTTTAGCTTGTTTATTTTATTTTGGAAATCAATTACTAACAACAACAACTTCTTTATTTACTATAAATACTAAACAGAACAAATGGCTTCCGTGGTTATTTACTTTTGCAATAGTATATGTATTAAGTAATGAAATAATGGTTCATGGTTTATATCTATCTAATAGTTTAAGTAGTGATGAAATAACAAATCAATTTTCTGACAGTGAAAATAATTGGTATGAAAAATTTAATTATGCAAAAAAACAAATAAACAATACAGCTACACAAATTATAAAAATTGGGTATCCTATTCTTTGGGGTGTGTTCTCTTTCATTTTTCTAATTATCGGTATTAGAAAACAATGGAAAAATTTGAGAATTATAGCATTATCATTATTGGGGCTAACAATTTTAAAACTGTTTATTTACGACATTAAAAACGTTTCAGAAACAGGAAAAATAATTGCTTTTATCCTTTTGGGTATTTTAATATTAGTTATCTCTTTTGTGTATCAAAAAATAAAAAAATTAGTAGTAGATGAAAATTCAGAAGATGAAAAAATATAG
- the folB gene encoding dihydroneopterin aldolase: MGIIRVNNIRLYTNHGCLDEEAKIGSEYKVNIEVKADLQKSAQTDELTDTVDYVHLNNIVKEEMAIRSKLLEHVAKRILDRVFHEIPMVDEAEVSVAKINPPIGGNVEEVVIVLKDVRKS, from the coding sequence ATGGGAATAATACGTGTAAACAACATTCGTTTGTATACAAACCACGGATGTTTAGATGAAGAAGCTAAAATTGGCTCGGAATATAAAGTTAATATAGAAGTAAAGGCTGATTTACAAAAATCGGCACAAACAGATGAGCTTACCGATACTGTTGATTATGTACATTTAAACAATATTGTAAAAGAAGAAATGGCAATACGATCGAAGCTATTAGAACATGTAGCAAAACGTATTTTAGATAGAGTTTTTCATGAAATACCAATGGTAGATGAAGCTGAGGTAAGTGTTGCTAAAATTAACCCTCCAATAGGCGGAAATGTTGAAGAAGTTGTTATTGTTTTAAAAGATGTTCGTAAAAGTTAA
- a CDS encoding DinB family protein, whose amino-acid sequence MNSKKIILLNFKETRRRSINLWNGIPLEYLNWKPDQKAFTCIEMVRHVLEAEHLFHTVINNRGNLGTYISPWKNLEYINVTHELRFAENYRNDFFSMIENLNELDLEKITINRTEVNQHKKLGDYLNRMVYHEAVHTGQLLSYLRTLGVKRPQIWD is encoded by the coding sequence ATGAATTCAAAAAAAATTATTCTATTAAATTTTAAAGAAACCAGAAGACGCAGTATTAACTTGTGGAATGGAATTCCATTAGAATATTTAAATTGGAAACCAGATCAAAAAGCATTTACTTGTATAGAAATGGTTCGTCATGTGTTAGAAGCTGAACATTTATTTCACACAGTTATAAATAATAGAGGTAATTTAGGCACTTATATTTCTCCCTGGAAAAATTTAGAATATATCAATGTAACTCATGAATTAAGGTTTGCAGAGAATTACAGAAATGATTTTTTTAGTATGATTGAAAATTTAAATGAGTTAGATTTAGAAAAGATTACAATAAATAGAACAGAGGTAAATCAACATAAAAAATTAGGAGATTATTTAAATAGAATGGTGTATCATGAAGCTGTTCATACAGGTCAACTATTAAGCTATTTAAGAACTTTAGGAGTCAAACGTCCACAAATTTGGGATTGA
- a CDS encoding HU family DNA-binding protein, translating into MTKADIVSKISDKSGIEKADVLATVEAFMEEVKEALENGDNVYLRGFGSFIIKQRAEKTGRNISKNTTIKIPAHNIPAFKPSKVFTEGVKAKVAVK; encoded by the coding sequence ATGACAAAAGCAGATATCGTATCTAAAATTTCAGATAAGAGTGGAATTGAAAAAGCAGATGTATTAGCAACTGTTGAAGCATTCATGGAAGAGGTAAAAGAAGCATTAGAGAATGGCGATAATGTTTATTTAAGAGGTTTTGGAAGCTTTATTATTAAGCAAAGAGCAGAAAAAACTGGTAGAAACATTTCAAAGAACACAACTATTAAAATACCAGCTCATAACATCCCTGCATTTAAACCTTCAAAAGTTTTTACTGAAGGAGTTAAAGCTAAAGTAGCTGTAAAGTAA
- the gldE gene encoding gliding motility-associated protein GldE, giving the protein MDPDPELFLNIYLSINWLTTLNFVVLLVLLICSALISGTEVAFFSISQIEIDNLSEKSKGKSIVVKLLENPKKLLGTILITNNFINILIVLIFASLGEVLFSELSSGVKFFIEVVLVTFLILLFGEVLPKVYATRRSMQFANFMAKPIQLLNAILTPLSSPLIKLTSVVENKLGNKNNNLSVERLSQALELTSDNATTKEEQKILEGIVTFGNTETVQIMKPRTDVCAISDETSYAEVLKIILKNGYSRNPVYHENIDTIVGVLYAKDLLQHLNKTTYKWQSLVREPFFVPENKKLDDLLSEFQEKKKHLAIVVDEYGGTSGIVTLEDVIEEIVGDINDEFDDEDLSYSKLDENNYIFDGKITIRDFCKVLGDDDEEKFEEEKGESETLAGFILEVSGKFPKKGEKINFSNYTFTIEALDKKRIKQVKATRNA; this is encoded by the coding sequence TTGGACCCAGACCCCGAACTGTTTTTAAATATCTATTTAAGTATTAATTGGTTAACAACACTTAATTTTGTTGTTTTACTAGTTTTACTAATCTGTTCAGCTTTAATATCAGGAACAGAAGTTGCTTTTTTCTCTATTTCACAAATTGAAATTGATAACCTTTCTGAAAAATCGAAAGGAAAAAGTATTGTTGTAAAGCTACTTGAGAATCCTAAGAAACTGTTAGGAACAATATTAATAACTAATAACTTTATAAATATTTTAATAGTTCTAATTTTTGCTTCACTTGGTGAAGTTCTTTTTAGCGAACTATCTTCTGGGGTGAAGTTTTTTATTGAAGTAGTATTAGTGACCTTTTTAATTTTATTGTTTGGAGAGGTTTTACCTAAGGTATATGCAACAAGAAGATCTATGCAGTTTGCTAATTTTATGGCAAAACCGATACAATTGTTAAATGCTATTTTAACACCATTAAGTTCTCCGCTTATAAAGTTAACAAGTGTTGTTGAAAATAAACTAGGAAATAAAAACAATAATTTGTCAGTTGAAAGACTATCTCAGGCGTTAGAATTAACATCAGATAATGCCACTACAAAGGAAGAGCAGAAAATTTTAGAAGGAATAGTAACTTTTGGAAATACTGAAACAGTACAAATAATGAAACCAAGAACCGATGTTTGTGCTATTTCTGATGAAACTAGTTATGCAGAAGTACTTAAAATTATTTTAAAAAATGGGTATTCGCGTAATCCTGTTTATCATGAAAATATTGATACAATTGTAGGTGTTTTATATGCAAAAGACTTGCTGCAGCATTTAAATAAAACTACTTACAAATGGCAATCTTTAGTTCGAGAACCTTTTTTTGTTCCTGAAAATAAAAAATTAGATGATTTATTAAGTGAATTTCAAGAGAAGAAAAAACATTTAGCAATTGTTGTTGATGAATATGGAGGAACTAGTGGTATTGTTACACTTGAAGATGTAATTGAAGAAATAGTTGGTGATATTAATGATGAGTTTGATGATGAAGATTTATCATATTCTAAGTTAGATGAAAACAATTATATTTTTGATGGAAAAATAACAATTAGAGATTTTTGTAAAGTTTTAGGAGATGATGACGAAGAAAAGTTTGAAGAAGAAAAAGGTGAGAGTGAAACTTTAGCTGGATTTATTTTAGAAGTTTCAGGGAAATTTCCTAAAAAGGGAGAGAAAATAAACTTTAGTAATTATACGTTTACTATTGAAGCGTTAGATAAAAAACGGATAAAACAAGTTAAAGCAACACGAAATGCGTAA
- a CDS encoding rRNA adenine N-6-methyltransferase family protein — MNKELFEKVIDNYESLKYGLLDAQTFNEAHYGFPEVYYKIMETDEQRVNAFKKAFELNNNFKDAVVCEIGVGTMPLTKLYMPHVKKAYLIENNPDLIPFIKKEVAKHPWAAKVEVIFADALTVELPEKVDHVIGELMSIYCANEFQVQIFQHMRNYLKPEGKLFPNRIVNFARLCEAEIDEDIHHYPVMFTRHQPMFLSQQFLVNEIELLKEKKQGVKLSFSVPVLFTGKVNALYLESYVEVSEGANFTGTDSLMPPTVLKTTNTLDVKAGDLIHIDFSFDYGSSLDKISCFLS, encoded by the coding sequence ATGAATAAAGAATTATTTGAAAAAGTTATTGATAATTACGAAAGTTTAAAATACGGACTTTTAGATGCTCAAACTTTTAATGAAGCTCATTATGGTTTTCCTGAGGTATATTATAAAATAATGGAAACTGATGAGCAAAGAGTGAATGCTTTTAAAAAGGCTTTTGAATTAAATAATAATTTTAAAGATGCTGTAGTTTGTGAAATAGGAGTAGGAACAATGCCTTTAACAAAATTATACATGCCTCATGTAAAAAAAGCCTATTTAATAGAAAACAATCCTGATTTAATTCCATTTATAAAAAAAGAAGTTGCCAAACATCCATGGGCAGCTAAAGTAGAAGTTATTTTTGCAGATGCCTTAACTGTTGAACTACCTGAAAAAGTAGATCATGTTATTGGTGAATTGATGAGTATTTACTGTGCTAATGAATTTCAAGTACAAATATTTCAGCACATGCGTAATTACTTAAAACCTGAAGGAAAGTTGTTTCCTAACAGAATTGTAAATTTTGCACGTTTATGTGAAGCAGAAATCGATGAAGATATTCATCATTATCCTGTAATGTTTACCAGGCATCAACCAATGTTTTTATCACAACAATTTTTAGTAAACGAAATTGAATTGTTAAAAGAGAAAAAACAAGGTGTAAAGCTTAGCTTTTCTGTTCCTGTTTTATTTACAGGAAAAGTGAATGCCTTGTATTTAGAATCGTATGTAGAAGTTAGTGAAGGAGCTAATTTTACAGGTACTGATAGTTTAATGCCTCCAACAGTATTAAAAACAACTAACACACTAGATGTTAAAGCTGGCGATTTAATCCACATTGATTTTAGTTTTGATTATGGTTCTTCACTTGATAAAATAAGCTGTTTTTTATCGTAA
- a CDS encoding single-stranded DNA-binding protein — MAGTVNKAILIGHLGDEVKMHYFEGGNAIGRFPIATNETYTNRQTGEKITNTEWHNIVVRNKLAEICEKYLTKGDKVYIEGRIKNRQYEVDGQKRYTTEIQVQDMTFLSTKKDPNAMVSPQQSQTQPQANNNENIKVASSEDDDLPF, encoded by the coding sequence ATGGCTGGAACAGTAAACAAAGCTATTTTAATTGGGCATCTCGGAGATGAAGTAAAAATGCACTATTTTGAAGGAGGAAATGCAATTGGTCGTTTTCCTATAGCTACTAATGAAACGTATACCAATCGTCAAACAGGAGAAAAAATAACGAACACTGAATGGCATAATATAGTGGTACGTAATAAATTGGCTGAAATTTGTGAAAAATATTTAACAAAAGGAGATAAAGTTTATATTGAAGGACGTATTAAAAATCGTCAGTATGAGGTTGATGGCCAAAAAAGGTATACTACTGAGATACAGGTACAGGACATGACTTTCTTGTCTACTAAGAAAGATCCTAATGCTATGGTTTCCCCTCAGCAAAGCCAAACACAACCTCAGGCAAATAATAATGAAAATATTAAAGTTGCTTCAAGTGAAGACGATGATTTACCATTCTAG
- a CDS encoding helix-turn-helix transcriptional regulator, with protein MEYLEKDFSEIAALLGDKARAKMLWNLLDGRAYTATELANCADVSLQSASNHLSKLLLNNILIVEKQGRHRYYKFSTPEVAQVIESMASLLSLNTNYKKIKRPAITAFTYARTCYKHLAGEVGVKITNALLEQNIIKPSEKKYLITSYGENWFLKLGIQIEITKNTKRSFAHQCLDWSERKHHLAGALGDALLIKMLEKDWFRKNKNTRKLILTTHGKQEIKELLNIDL; from the coding sequence ATGGAATATTTAGAGAAGGATTTTAGCGAAATTGCTGCTTTATTAGGTGATAAAGCAAGAGCCAAAATGCTATGGAATTTATTAGATGGAAGAGCATACACAGCAACTGAATTAGCCAACTGTGCAGATGTATCTTTACAATCTGCTAGTAATCATTTATCAAAATTACTTCTCAATAATATCTTAATTGTAGAAAAACAAGGCAGACATCGTTATTATAAGTTTAGCACACCAGAAGTTGCTCAAGTTATAGAATCAATGGCTAGTTTATTATCACTAAACACTAATTATAAAAAAATAAAAAGACCAGCAATAACAGCATTTACATATGCTAGAACCTGTTACAAACATTTAGCTGGTGAAGTAGGTGTTAAAATTACCAATGCTTTACTTGAACAAAACATAATTAAACCTTCAGAAAAAAAATATCTAATAACTAGTTATGGAGAAAACTGGTTTTTAAAACTTGGTATCCAAATAGAAATTACTAAAAATACAAAAAGATCATTTGCACATCAGTGTTTAGATTGGAGTGAGCGTAAACATCACTTAGCTGGTGCTTTAGGAGATGCTTTATTAATAAAAATGTTAGAGAAAGATTGGTTTAGAAAAAATAAAAATACTAGGAAACTTATTTTAACAACTCATGGAAAACAAGAAATTAAGGAGCTTTTAAATATTGATTTATAA
- the ygiD gene encoding 4,5-DOPA dioxygenase extradiol, whose amino-acid sequence MKPITDLEKIMDVLPNTPKMPVLFLGHGTPMNAIEENKYTLGFKKVAKTLPKPTTIICVSAHWLTKGTKITAMENPKTIHDFGGFPQDLYDVKYPSKGNSSLAKETQKILLPNTNLELDYDWGLDHGAWSVLKHLYPKADIPVLQLSIDYYKPALYHFELAKKLTKLRSKGVLIIGSGNIVHNLKRLDSNTSKHDWGNVAREKLNNLILNEDFNPLLDYQKLGKEVQLAIPTPDHYYPLIYALGLKEKGENIELFNDSLQTPKISMTSLKIS is encoded by the coding sequence ATGAAGCCAATAACAGATTTAGAAAAAATAATGGATGTGCTACCAAACACACCTAAAATGCCAGTGCTTTTTCTTGGTCATGGGACACCTATGAATGCTATTGAAGAAAATAAATACACCTTAGGTTTTAAAAAAGTTGCAAAAACATTACCTAAGCCTACTACTATAATTTGCGTTTCTGCTCACTGGTTAACTAAAGGGACAAAAATTACTGCTATGGAAAATCCAAAAACAATTCATGATTTTGGTGGTTTCCCTCAAGATTTATATGATGTAAAATACCCTTCAAAAGGTAATTCCTCTTTAGCTAAAGAAACACAAAAAATACTTTTACCGAACACTAATCTAGAGTTAGATTATGATTGGGGATTAGATCATGGTGCTTGGTCAGTATTAAAACACTTGTATCCAAAAGCAGATATTCCTGTACTACAATTAAGCATTGATTATTACAAGCCTGCCCTGTATCATTTTGAATTAGCTAAAAAGCTAACAAAACTTCGTTCTAAAGGAGTTTTAATTATTGGTAGTGGTAATATTGTACATAACTTAAAACGATTAGATAGTAACACCTCTAAACATGATTGGGGAAATGTGGCTAGAGAAAAATTAAACAACTTAATTTTAAATGAAGATTTCAATCCTTTACTAGATTATCAAAAATTAGGAAAAGAGGTTCAACTAGCAATTCCTACTCCTGATCATTATTATCCATTAATTTATGCATTGGGTTTAAAAGAAAAAGGAGAAAATATTGAGTTATTTAACGACTCTTTACAAACTCCTAAAATAAGTATGACCTCTTTAAAAATAAGTTAA